The Myxococcota bacterium genome has a segment encoding these proteins:
- a CDS encoding LLM class flavin-dependent oxidoreductase — MTDPLVLPERVQCGMMLAGGAREGVLGFARAVEEAGFDALWVGDHVSFYIPILESLTLLSFAAAATERVRLATGVYLLPLRHPTTTAKVTSTLDVLSGGRLTLGIGVGGEFPPEFEACGVPLAERGSRTDEAIDVVRRLWTHDGVEHRGRHYDFGPVSLAPKPVQRNGPAILVGGRRGPSFRRAGRLGDGYISHMCDVEQYAANLAEIRAHARDAGRREAPFEPASLVFTVFDDSYEAALDRAAALLQRIYNVPFRDAAAKYCLLGRPEDCLEQMQRYVSAGCRHIVLSMLSDPLEAIEIARDGILPELHGLVVR, encoded by the coding sequence GTGACCGACCCGCTCGTCCTTCCGGAGCGCGTGCAGTGCGGCATGATGCTCGCGGGCGGCGCGCGCGAGGGCGTGCTCGGGTTCGCGCGCGCGGTCGAGGAGGCGGGCTTCGACGCGCTCTGGGTCGGCGACCACGTCTCGTTCTACATCCCGATCCTCGAGTCGCTCACGCTGCTCTCGTTCGCGGCCGCGGCCACCGAGCGCGTGCGTCTCGCGACGGGCGTCTACCTGCTCCCCCTCCGGCATCCGACGACCACCGCGAAGGTGACGTCGACGCTCGACGTGCTCTCGGGCGGGCGGCTCACGCTCGGCATCGGTGTCGGCGGCGAATTCCCCCCCGAGTTCGAGGCCTGCGGCGTGCCGCTCGCGGAGCGAGGCAGCCGGACGGACGAGGCGATCGACGTCGTCCGGCGCCTGTGGACGCACGACGGCGTCGAGCACCGCGGGCGCCACTACGACTTCGGGCCGGTGTCGCTCGCCCCGAAGCCCGTGCAGCGCAACGGGCCGGCGATCCTCGTCGGCGGGCGGCGCGGGCCGAGCTTCCGCCGCGCCGGTCGGCTCGGCGACGGCTACATCTCGCACATGTGCGACGTCGAGCAGTACGCGGCGAACCTCGCCGAGATCCGCGCGCACGCGCGCGACGCGGGCCGGCGCGAGGCGCCGTTCGAGCCGGCGAGCCTCGTCTTCACGGTGTTCGACGACAGCTACGAGGCCGCGCTCGACCGCGCGGCCGCCCTGCTCCAGCGCATCTACAACGTGCCCTTCCGCGACGCCGCGGCGAAGTACTGCCTGCTCGGCCGCCCCGAGGACTGCCTCGAGCAGATGCAGCGCTACGTGAGCGCGGGCTGCCGGCACATCGTGCTCTCGATGCTGTCCGACCCGCTCGAGGCGATCGAGATCGCGCGCGACGGCATCCTCCCCGAGCTGCACGGCCTCGTCGTTCGTTAG
- a CDS encoding TIGR04211 family SH3 domain-containing protein → MNERTDENELGGFVISTCPRARRERRHRRHAIARSLTHAALAAGLLLAAAAASAEQAWIKAELTLNLRTGPGTQYRILDAVKSGDLVTILERAESWTHVRLAEGKDGWIPAGYLDAQPPPTLRLVQLEEEVVELRGQLETVTADREQLRSSNESLASNDDEQATRIAELTQENMRLTAGQRWPEWITGGAMVAIGMILGALWSRSAGRRSSPRIRL, encoded by the coding sequence GTGAACGAAAGAACGGACGAGAACGAGCTGGGGGGTTTCGTGATCTCGACCTGTCCGCGCGCGCGCCGCGAGCGCCGCCACCGACGACACGCCATCGCACGATCGCTCACGCATGCCGCTCTCGCGGCGGGACTGCTGCTCGCCGCGGCCGCCGCGAGCGCCGAGCAGGCCTGGATCAAGGCCGAGCTCACGCTCAACCTGCGCACCGGCCCGGGCACGCAGTACCGCATCCTCGACGCGGTCAAGAGCGGCGATCTCGTGACCATCCTCGAACGCGCCGAGAGCTGGACGCACGTGCGGCTCGCAGAAGGCAAGGACGGCTGGATCCCGGCCGGCTACCTCGACGCGCAGCCGCCGCCGACGCTGCGCCTCGTGCAGCTCGAGGAGGAGGTCGTCGAGCTCCGCGGCCAGCTCGAGACCGTCACCGCCGATCGCGAGCAGCTGCGGTCGAGCAACGAGTCGCTCGCGTCGAACGACGACGAGCAGGCGACGCGGATCGCCGAGCTCACGCAGGAGAACATGCGACTCACCGCGGGCCAGCGATGGCCCGAGTGGATCACCGGCGGCGCGATGGTCGCCATCGGCATGATCCTCGGCGCGCTCTGGAGCCGCAGCGCGGGCCGGCGCAGCAGCCCGCGCATCCGCCTCTAG
- a CDS encoding ammonia-forming cytochrome c nitrite reductase subunit c552, which produces MSHPLQARSRCAPPRRLALRLVASALLASLAGCGETPPPVAPSAPLAVPASGYVTSDTCRSCHPGPYASWAASHHSMMTRAATPASVLGDFDGATAHGRGHDIALSREGDRFFARVPSIDWDGTGTPSWEKREIVLVTGSHNLQIYWFETGRSRVLGRLPVAWEIFDRRWFPTADNFIAPPLPDDAPRALGYGEWNHGCIQCHVTDARPHWGGLDHTSTEASEFGIACESCHGPAERHVERMRDPSARYAEHLAPSDDPQHALAIALPPKLPFDRRSQVCGRCHSVWRFASNEHYSRFMTERLPFEPGQDLGEQGFAVIGSHRLDPDSFWPDDEVKPSGREYNGLVASPCFAAGELSCFSCHQMHAPVAAGDGAALAAWRDDQLKPGMRGNEACLQCHDAFRDDGARAAHAHHPAGSSGAECQNCHMPYTNLGLRKAVRSHTITSPRAATDRATGRPNACTACHVDRSLGWAARWLEAWYAQPAPRDLDAIERAVPATVVDALRGDAAQRALAAWALGWPDAMRTSGSEAWATPVLATLLGDPYPPVRFHAKRALARQPGLADLVVDFVGPEAERHAAAEEATRRWVALSRRSGRVPDLARLIDASALGPDEPPLTAAVFDELRRARDDRPILVRE; this is translated from the coding sequence GTGTCGCACCCGCTCCAAGCCCGCTCGCGATGCGCCCCTCCGCGCCGGCTCGCGCTGCGGCTCGTCGCCTCCGCACTGCTCGCGTCGCTCGCGGGCTGCGGCGAGACGCCGCCGCCGGTCGCGCCGAGTGCGCCCCTCGCCGTTCCCGCGAGCGGCTACGTCACGTCCGACACGTGCCGCTCGTGCCACCCCGGCCCCTACGCGAGCTGGGCGGCATCGCACCACAGCATGATGACGCGCGCCGCGACGCCCGCGAGCGTGCTCGGCGACTTCGACGGCGCGACCGCACACGGGCGCGGCCACGACATCGCGCTCTCGCGCGAGGGCGATCGCTTCTTCGCCCGCGTGCCCTCGATCGACTGGGACGGAACGGGCACGCCGAGCTGGGAGAAGCGCGAGATCGTCCTCGTCACCGGCAGCCACAACCTGCAGATCTACTGGTTCGAGACGGGGCGCAGCCGCGTGCTCGGCCGGCTCCCGGTCGCGTGGGAGATCTTCGACCGGCGCTGGTTCCCGACCGCGGACAACTTCATCGCCCCGCCGCTCCCGGACGACGCGCCGCGCGCGCTCGGCTACGGCGAGTGGAACCACGGCTGCATCCAGTGCCACGTGACGGATGCGCGGCCGCACTGGGGCGGCCTCGACCACACGTCGACCGAGGCGAGCGAGTTCGGCATCGCGTGCGAGAGCTGCCACGGGCCGGCCGAGCGCCACGTCGAGCGGATGCGCGACCCGTCGGCTCGTTATGCCGAGCACCTCGCCCCCTCGGACGACCCGCAGCACGCGCTCGCCATCGCGCTTCCGCCGAAGCTGCCCTTCGATCGTCGCTCGCAGGTCTGCGGCCGCTGTCACAGCGTCTGGCGCTTCGCGAGCAACGAGCACTACTCGCGGTTCATGACGGAGCGACTCCCGTTCGAGCCGGGCCAGGACCTCGGCGAGCAGGGCTTCGCGGTGATCGGGAGCCACCGCCTCGACCCCGACTCGTTCTGGCCCGACGACGAGGTGAAGCCCTCCGGCCGCGAGTACAACGGGCTCGTCGCGTCGCCGTGCTTCGCGGCCGGCGAGCTCTCGTGCTTCTCGTGCCACCAGATGCACGCGCCCGTGGCGGCGGGCGACGGCGCCGCGCTCGCGGCCTGGCGCGACGACCAGCTGAAGCCCGGCATGCGCGGCAACGAGGCCTGCCTGCAGTGCCACGACGCGTTCCGCGACGACGGCGCGCGGGCCGCGCACGCGCACCATCCGGCGGGATCGTCGGGCGCGGAGTGCCAGAACTGCCACATGCCGTACACGAACCTCGGCCTGCGCAAGGCCGTGCGCAGCCACACGATCACGAGCCCGCGCGCGGCCACCGACCGCGCGACCGGGCGGCCCAACGCGTGCACCGCCTGCCACGTCGACCGTTCGCTCGGCTGGGCGGCGCGCTGGCTCGAAGCCTGGTACGCACAGCCGGCGCCGCGCGATCTCGACGCGATCGAGCGCGCCGTCCCGGCCACGGTCGTCGACGCGCTGCGCGGCGACGCCGCGCAGCGCGCGCTCGCGGCGTGGGCGCTCGGGTGGCCGGACGCGATGCGCACGAGCGGCTCGGAGGCGTGGGCGACACCGGTGCTCGCGACGCTCCTCGGCGACCCGTATCCGCCGGTCCGCTTCCACGCGAAGCGCGCCCTCGCGCGTCAGCCGGGGCTCGCCGACCTCGTCGTCGACTTCGTCGGCCCGGAGGCCGAGCGCCACGCCGCCGCCGAGGAGGCGACCCGTCGCTGGGTCGCGCTGTCGCGCCGCAGCGGCCGCGTCCCCGACCTCGCGCGCCTGATCGACGCGAGCGCACTCGGGCCGGACGAGCCGCCGCTCACCGCGGCCGTCTTCGACGAGCTGCGGCGCGCCCGCGACGACCGTCCGATCCTCGTGCGCGAGTGA
- the greA gene encoding transcription elongation factor GreA, protein MERVPMTKAGYDRLKEELQRLKSVERPKNVREIEEARAHGDLSENAEYHAAKERQGHLAAQIAHLEDKIARAQVIDPAGQPTDRVFFGATVVLCDMSTDEQVRYTIVGEDEADAAAGRISVTSPIAKAMMGKRIDDEVRVQVPKGTREFEVLEIVYEG, encoded by the coding sequence ATGGAACGAGTCCCGATGACGAAGGCCGGCTACGACCGGCTGAAGGAAGAGCTCCAGCGCCTGAAGAGCGTCGAGCGCCCGAAGAACGTGCGCGAGATCGAAGAGGCGCGCGCGCACGGCGACCTGTCCGAGAACGCCGAGTACCACGCCGCGAAGGAGCGCCAGGGCCACCTCGCCGCGCAGATCGCGCACCTCGAGGACAAGATCGCGCGCGCCCAGGTCATCGACCCCGCAGGGCAGCCGACCGACCGCGTCTTCTTCGGCGCGACCGTGGTGCTGTGCGACATGAGCACCGACGAGCAGGTCCGGTACACGATCGTCGGCGAGGACGAAGCCGACGCGGCCGCCGGACGGATCTCCGTCACGTCGCCGATCGCCAAGGCGATGATGGGCAAGCGGATCGACGACGAGGTGCGCGTGCAGGTGCCGAAGGGCACGCGCGAGTTCGAAGTGCTGGAGATCGTGTACGAGGGTTGA
- a CDS encoding CPBP family intramembrane glutamic endopeptidase has protein sequence MSAPTPGGPPGALDPARFVRLGLIFYGALAVAAVVWRQGLAGERIFAAPGAPEALGAAALGAGALAGAALGLGAVALSFALTEGTAFGRRLARALGAQLPALSVADALLLACASGLAEELFFRGALQPRVGLVAASLLFGALHLPTERALVAWTLFAAAMGLAFGWLFEATGTLVAPIVAHTLVNAVNLPLLVRRYGAADR, from the coding sequence GTGAGCGCACCGACGCCGGGCGGCCCGCCCGGGGCGCTCGACCCGGCGCGCTTCGTGCGTCTCGGCCTGATCTTCTACGGCGCGCTCGCGGTGGCGGCGGTCGTCTGGCGGCAGGGGCTCGCGGGCGAGCGGATCTTCGCGGCACCGGGCGCGCCGGAGGCGCTCGGAGCGGCCGCCCTCGGCGCGGGCGCGCTCGCAGGCGCCGCGCTCGGCCTCGGGGCGGTCGCGCTCTCGTTCGCGCTGACGGAGGGGACGGCGTTCGGCCGCCGGCTCGCGCGGGCGCTCGGTGCGCAGCTCCCGGCGCTCTCGGTCGCCGACGCGCTGCTGCTCGCCTGCGCGAGCGGGCTCGCGGAGGAGCTCTTCTTCCGCGGCGCGCTCCAGCCGCGCGTCGGGCTCGTCGCAGCGAGCCTCCTGTTCGGTGCGCTCCACCTGCCGACGGAACGCGCGCTCGTCGCGTGGACGCTCTTCGCGGCGGCGATGGGGCTCGCGTTCGGCTGGCTGTTCGAGGCGACGGGAACGCTCGTCGCTCCGATCGTCGCGCACACGCTCGTCAACGCCGTGAACCTTCCGCTGCTCGTGCGCCGCTACGGCGCGGCGGATCGCTAG
- a CDS encoding malectin domain-containing carbohydrate-binding protein translates to MQLVRSLPSAPSLRRAAATFAVVAGSALLAADADARIQSLGWQHADTSNVAGFRVYTRDVAGTYGVPAFDGMPAPDASGVYHFDLTLPDGSSAIVAVTAYDAQGLESPLSNERQYDPPAPPASPAPGGSALPTSYRVNVGGAAYTDSAGHVWEADGAYVSGGTAMYNSRLQPLATSDPFLFQSLRYDTDPATDIHYELPLPDGRYHVRLHFMEAWDEFVAGQRVFDVRVESQLVLDDLDLLAESPQWRTAITHEFDIDVTDGSLSVQLAEEVWQPTLSALEVALVSSTPIGSTGGGSTGGGATGGTSTGGGATGGGSSGGGSTGGTTTDPGTSPPLMGAPGQPQVAMP, encoded by the coding sequence ATGCAGCTCGTCCGCTCGCTCCCCTCTGCCCCGTCGCTGCGCCGCGCTGCGGCGACGTTCGCCGTCGTCGCCGGCTCGGCGCTGCTCGCCGCCGATGCCGACGCACGCATCCAGTCGCTCGGCTGGCAGCACGCGGACACGTCGAACGTTGCGGGCTTCCGCGTGTACACGCGCGACGTCGCCGGCACCTACGGCGTTCCCGCCTTCGACGGGATGCCGGCTCCGGATGCGTCGGGCGTCTACCACTTCGATCTCACCCTGCCCGACGGCTCGAGCGCGATCGTCGCCGTCACCGCCTACGACGCGCAGGGTCTCGAGAGCCCGCTCTCGAACGAGCGCCAGTACGACCCGCCGGCACCTCCCGCCTCGCCCGCACCGGGCGGGAGCGCGCTGCCGACGAGCTATCGCGTGAACGTCGGTGGCGCCGCCTACACCGACTCGGCCGGCCACGTCTGGGAGGCCGACGGCGCGTACGTCAGCGGGGGCACGGCGATGTACAACTCGCGCCTGCAGCCGCTCGCGACGAGCGATCCGTTCCTCTTCCAGAGCCTCCGGTACGACACCGATCCCGCGACCGACATCCACTACGAGCTGCCGTTGCCCGACGGCCGCTACCACGTCCGCCTGCACTTCATGGAGGCGTGGGACGAGTTCGTCGCCGGACAGCGCGTCTTCGACGTGCGCGTCGAGTCGCAGCTCGTGCTCGACGACCTCGACCTGCTCGCGGAGAGCCCGCAGTGGCGCACGGCGATCACGCACGAGTTCGACATCGACGTGACCGACGGCTCGCTCAGCGTGCAGCTCGCCGAGGAGGTGTGGCAGCCGACGCTGTCGGCGCTCGAGGTGGCGTTGGTCTCGTCGACGCCCATCGGCTCGACGGGCGGGGGCTCGACCGGCGGTGGCGCGACGGGAGGGACGTCGACGGGCGGTGGCGCGACGGGTGGCGGCTCGAGCGGGGGTGGCTCGACGGGCGGCACGACGACGGACCCGGGCACGTCGCCGCCGCTCATGGGCGCGCCCGGCCAGCCGCAGGTCGCGATGCCGTGA
- a CDS encoding amidohydrolase family protein, producing the protein MARSDRPIVTITADTHAGASVDAYRAYLDPKYRAAFDEWRGSYRNPSKEHIGGKKTKNWDSAERARDLEADGVAGEVVFPNTVPPFYAKAFHVAPPPAPAEYEHALAGTRAHNRWLAEFCAEEPARRAGIGLLHLNDIDDAIEDVQWIAHHGLRGGLLLPLPSPSEAHVRPLNHPDYDRLWAAIQDCDLVVNQHSGQGCPTYCEGQGSTALWAMEMSFFVQRGLTHLVMGGVFERFPRLRYVLTESGCAWAPKLMQQMDGMYLAWKAGAIGEIDASRDPALKELPSTYVKRNCWYGASFPSPQDVAGRDVVGVDRVMWGNDYPHYEGCYPYSRENMRFAFADVPEDEVRKMLGENAAALYGFDLAALEPIARAIDIRPSLVARPLDEIPADSTCITFQRARAERMLARR; encoded by the coding sequence GTGGCCCGAAGCGATCGCCCCATCGTCACGATCACCGCCGACACGCACGCGGGTGCGTCGGTCGACGCCTACCGCGCGTACCTCGACCCGAAGTACCGCGCGGCGTTCGACGAGTGGCGAGGCTCGTATCGCAACCCGTCGAAGGAGCACATCGGCGGGAAGAAGACGAAGAACTGGGACTCCGCGGAGCGCGCGCGCGACCTCGAGGCCGACGGCGTCGCGGGCGAGGTCGTCTTCCCGAACACGGTGCCTCCGTTCTACGCGAAGGCGTTCCACGTCGCACCGCCGCCCGCGCCGGCGGAGTACGAGCACGCGCTCGCGGGAACGCGCGCGCACAACCGCTGGCTCGCCGAGTTCTGCGCCGAGGAGCCCGCGCGCCGCGCGGGCATCGGGCTCCTCCACCTGAACGACATCGACGACGCGATCGAAGACGTGCAGTGGATCGCGCACCACGGGCTGCGCGGCGGATTGCTGCTGCCGTTGCCGTCGCCGTCCGAGGCGCACGTCCGTCCGCTCAACCACCCCGACTACGATCGGCTGTGGGCCGCGATCCAGGACTGCGACCTCGTCGTCAACCAGCACTCGGGGCAGGGCTGTCCGACCTACTGCGAGGGCCAGGGGTCGACGGCGCTGTGGGCGATGGAGATGTCGTTCTTCGTGCAGCGCGGGCTCACGCACCTCGTGATGGGCGGTGTCTTCGAGCGCTTCCCGCGCCTGCGCTACGTGCTCACGGAATCGGGCTGCGCGTGGGCGCCGAAGCTCATGCAGCAGATGGACGGGATGTACCTCGCGTGGAAGGCCGGTGCGATCGGCGAGATCGACGCGTCGCGCGACCCCGCGCTGAAGGAGCTCCCGAGCACCTACGTGAAGCGCAATTGCTGGTACGGAGCGAGCTTCCCGTCGCCGCAGGACGTGGCCGGCCGCGACGTGGTGGGCGTCGACCGCGTGATGTGGGGCAACGACTATCCGCACTACGAGGGCTGCTACCCGTACTCGCGCGAGAACATGCGCTTCGCGTTCGCCGACGTGCCGGAGGACGAGGTGCGCAAGATGCTCGGCGAGAACGCGGCCGCCCTCTACGGCTTCGATCTCGCGGCGCTCGAGCCGATCGCCCGGGCGATCGACATCCGACCGTCGCTCGTGGCGCGGCCGCTCGACGAGATCCCGGCCGACTCGACCTGCATCACCTTCCAGCGCGCGCGCGCCGAGCGGATGCTCGCGCGTCGCTGA
- the rpe gene encoding ribulose-phosphate 3-epimerase → MSASAAPRETVIAPSILAADFGRLAEEVRAVEEAGADWIHVDVMDGRFVPNISLGPAIVAAVKAATSLPLDVHLMIVEPERYVPDFVAAGASTVGVHVEACPHLHRNLAQIREAGARACVVLNPGTPAQSIERVLEHVDQVLVMTVNPGFGGQKFIESALPTVATIRRWVVERGLDVDIEVDGGIGSETVGRAARAGANAFVAGSAVYGAPSYRDAIEAIRANARVGG, encoded by the coding sequence ATGTCCGCTTCCGCCGCGCCCCGCGAGACCGTGATCGCCCCGTCCATCCTCGCCGCCGACTTCGGACGGCTCGCCGAGGAGGTGCGGGCCGTCGAGGAGGCGGGCGCGGACTGGATCCACGTCGACGTGATGGACGGCCGCTTCGTCCCCAACATCTCGCTCGGCCCGGCGATCGTCGCGGCGGTGAAGGCGGCGACGTCGCTGCCGCTCGACGTGCACCTCATGATCGTCGAGCCCGAGCGCTACGTGCCGGACTTCGTCGCCGCGGGCGCGTCGACGGTCGGCGTGCACGTCGAGGCCTGTCCGCACCTGCACCGCAACCTCGCGCAGATCCGCGAGGCCGGCGCGCGGGCGTGCGTCGTGCTCAATCCCGGCACGCCGGCCCAGTCCATCGAACGCGTGCTCGAGCACGTCGACCAGGTGCTCGTGATGACGGTGAACCCGGGCTTCGGCGGACAGAAGTTCATCGAGAGCGCGCTGCCCACGGTCGCGACGATCCGCCGCTGGGTCGTCGAGCGCGGGCTCGACGTCGACATCGAGGTGGACGGCGGCATCGGGAGCGAGACGGTCGGTCGCGCCGCGCGCGCGGGTGCCAACGCCTTCGTCGCCGGGAGCGCCGTGTACGGCGCGCCGAGCTACCGCGACGCGATCGAGGCCATCCGCGCCAACGCGCGGGTCGGGGGCTGA
- the rsmB gene encoding 16S rRNA (cytosine(967)-C(5))-methyltransferase RsmB, producing MPERPPRRGSDDDGEREGGRRGGRARPRRGRPEPRVAAGHHRRGGPTLARQIAVRVLERVERVRAFADLALHHALASTELSGADRALATEIVYGTLRWRGRIDFVLGHVLDRDLEKLEPMVASILRAGAYQLLFADRIPASAAVDESVRCARALGAGRASGLVNAVLRRLARDHVGIPVPALDKDPHGHLVHALSVPPWIAERWLERFPPDEAAALARASNEPAPRTVRANRARTTRDALLARLRERYDEARPCAIARDGIALGRGAAPSRHPAFLAGEFSMQDEASQLVVELLDPQPGELVLDVCAAPGTKALAIAERVGDAGRVVACDRHAGRLRLVARDARRLGLAHVETLVRDGAESLEDLVPEGRAGFDRVLVDAPCSGLGSLRRNPDARWRIRPADVEALADLQRRILDRAAAVVRPGGVLVYSTCTLLPEENERQADAFAQRHPELRRCARRELPAHLTPALRDDGALECLPHVHGTDGFYAARFARADDREPEGAR from the coding sequence GTGCCCGAACGCCCCCCTCGCCGCGGCAGCGACGACGACGGCGAACGCGAAGGCGGACGCCGCGGCGGACGCGCGCGACCGCGCCGCGGACGGCCGGAGCCGCGCGTCGCCGCGGGCCACCACCGCCGCGGCGGGCCGACGCTCGCGCGGCAGATCGCGGTGCGCGTGCTCGAGCGCGTCGAGCGCGTGCGCGCATTCGCCGACCTCGCGCTCCACCACGCGCTCGCGTCGACGGAGCTCTCGGGCGCGGACCGCGCGCTCGCGACCGAGATCGTCTACGGAACGCTTCGCTGGCGAGGCCGGATCGACTTCGTGCTCGGCCACGTGCTCGACCGCGACCTCGAGAAGCTCGAGCCGATGGTCGCGAGCATCCTGCGCGCCGGCGCCTACCAGCTCCTGTTCGCGGATCGCATCCCGGCGAGCGCGGCGGTCGACGAGTCGGTGCGCTGCGCGCGCGCGCTCGGTGCCGGTCGCGCGTCGGGGCTCGTCAACGCGGTGCTTCGCAGGCTCGCGCGCGATCACGTCGGCATCCCCGTCCCCGCGCTCGACAAGGACCCGCACGGTCACCTCGTCCACGCGCTGTCGGTTCCGCCGTGGATCGCCGAGCGCTGGCTCGAGCGCTTCCCGCCCGACGAAGCGGCCGCACTGGCGCGCGCCTCGAACGAGCCCGCGCCGCGCACCGTGCGCGCGAACCGCGCGCGCACGACGCGCGACGCCCTGCTCGCGCGCCTGCGCGAGCGCTACGACGAGGCGCGGCCGTGCGCGATCGCGCGCGACGGCATCGCGCTCGGTCGCGGCGCCGCGCCGAGCCGGCACCCCGCGTTCCTCGCCGGCGAGTTCTCGATGCAGGACGAGGCGTCGCAGCTCGTCGTCGAGCTGCTCGACCCGCAGCCGGGCGAGCTCGTGCTCGACGTCTGCGCGGCCCCGGGCACGAAGGCGCTCGCGATCGCGGAGCGCGTCGGCGACGCGGGCCGCGTCGTCGCGTGCGATCGGCACGCCGGGCGGCTGCGGCTCGTCGCGCGCGACGCGCGGCGCCTCGGGCTCGCCCACGTCGAGACGCTCGTGCGCGACGGCGCGGAGTCGCTCGAGGATCTCGTGCCGGAGGGGCGCGCGGGCTTCGATCGCGTGCTGGTCGACGCGCCCTGCTCGGGGCTCGGCTCGCTGCGCCGAAACCCCGACGCGCGCTGGCGCATCCGGCCCGCCGACGTCGAGGCGCTCGCCGACCTGCAGCGCCGCATCCTCGACCGCGCGGCCGCCGTCGTGCGCCCGGGCGGCGTGCTCGTCTACAGCACCTGCACGCTGCTGCCCGAGGAGAACGAGCGCCAGGCGGACGCGTTCGCGCAGCGCCATCCGGAGCTGCGCCGCTGCGCGCGGCGCGAGCTGCCCGCGCACCTCACGCCCGCGCTGCGCGACGACGGCGCGCTCGAGTGCCTGCCGCACGTCCACGGCACGGATGGCTTCTACGCCGCGCGCTTCGCGCGCGCCGACGACCGCGAACCCGAAGGAGCACGCTGA
- the fmt gene encoding methionyl-tRNA formyltransferase produces the protein MRSLRVAFFGTPELAVPTLARLADGPHEVVCVVTQPDRARGRGRRTSPSPVAEAALARGLPVLRPEKIGDEVAVAALRAHAPDVGVVVAYGQFLPKKVRELPSCGFLVNAHASLLPKLRGAAPIARAILDGETRTGISVMRVEREMDAGPVALVRELAIGDDENTEQLETRLGALAADAIAEALDLLARDALAFTPQDDARATLAPKLERAEAELDWRAPARELARRVRAFAPRPGATTALDGEPLRVLAADVDEAPVDRAPGTVRLDPARRDAPLAIATGDGWLRPRVLQRAGGKALDVAAFLRGRPLTDGVRLADAPSSPAHPGRSGDGC, from the coding sequence GTGCGCTCGCTGCGCGTCGCGTTCTTCGGCACGCCCGAGCTCGCGGTTCCCACGCTCGCGCGTCTCGCGGACGGACCGCACGAGGTCGTCTGCGTCGTGACGCAGCCCGATCGCGCGCGCGGGCGCGGGCGGCGGACGTCGCCCTCGCCCGTCGCCGAGGCCGCGCTCGCGCGCGGGCTCCCGGTGCTGCGTCCCGAGAAGATCGGCGACGAGGTGGCGGTCGCCGCGCTGCGCGCGCACGCGCCCGACGTCGGGGTCGTCGTCGCCTACGGGCAGTTCCTCCCGAAGAAGGTGCGCGAGCTGCCGTCGTGCGGGTTCCTCGTGAACGCGCACGCGAGCCTGCTCCCGAAGCTGCGCGGGGCGGCGCCGATCGCGCGCGCGATCCTCGACGGCGAGACGCGTACCGGCATCTCGGTGATGCGCGTCGAGCGCGAGATGGACGCGGGCCCCGTCGCCCTCGTGCGCGAGCTCGCGATCGGCGACGACGAGAACACCGAGCAGCTCGAGACGCGCCTCGGCGCGCTCGCCGCCGACGCGATCGCCGAGGCGCTCGACCTGCTCGCGCGCGACGCACTCGCCTTCACGCCGCAGGACGACGCGCGCGCGACGCTCGCGCCGAAGCTCGAGCGTGCGGAGGCCGAGCTCGACTGGCGCGCTCCCGCGCGCGAGCTCGCGCGCCGCGTGCGCGCCTTCGCGCCGCGCCCCGGCGCGACGACCGCGCTCGACGGCGAGCCGCTGCGCGTGCTCGCCGCCGACGTCGACGAGGCCCCCGTCGACCGCGCGCCGGGCACGGTGCGCCTCGACCCCGCGAGGCGCGACGCGCCTCTCGCGATCGCGACCGGCGACGGCTGGCTGCGGCCGCGCGTGCTGCAGCGCGCCGGCGGCAAGGCCCTCGACGTCGCGGCCTTCCTGCGCGGACGGCCGCTCACGGACGGGGTGCGCCTCGCCGACGCGCCGAGCTCGCCCGCCCATCCCGGTCGATCCGGGGACGGCTGCTAG